The bacterium genome contains the following window.
GTTCGCAGGGGAAACCCGGTCGCAGGGCGAATTCCCCTTAACTAGCACTGTGACACGGTCAAAGGGATTCCCGGAAGGGGGTCTCGCCGGACGGTGCCGACCAAGCCGAGGTGAACCCAAGTGAAGAAACAGACGCCCGCTCAGCTCGAAGCGATTCAGCGGCTGATGCAGATGGCCGATACCCCTCAGAACCTCGAGGCCATGCAGTATGTGGTGTTCCAGTTCGACTTTCGGGACTTCGATCAGTTCATCATTGAGTGCCCGCCGGGCAGCATCCGCTTCAACAACCTGCTTCGGTTGGCCGTCTTCTGCGACAACGTTGGGTTCCTGGTGGAAGCCGGCGTGGTGGACCGCGAGGCGGTCTTCGAGTTGTTCCCCATCCCCTGGGCGAAAGTTGAGCCGGTGATTCAGGGCATGCGCAAGGATCTCGACTGGCCGGACACCTTCGACTACTTCGAGCGTCTCGGGCGTGAGTACATGAAGTGGTGGGAGGCCAAGCGTAAGCGGCTCAACGTTCCGCCCAGCTCGCCCGAGTTGGGCGGCATTCCCCGATCCCTGTTCGTAGCCAAGCCACGGCCGCCGGTCCCGGCAAGGCCGGCCCCTCCTCCCCGCCCTGCCCCGCCTTCCCGCGCGGCAGTGCCGGCCCCTGCAATCGGCCGCGCACCTCAGCTTGCGCTCCCGGTGGCGCCTGCCGGAGCCGTGGAGGAGAAGCCCAAGACCCTCAGGGTCAAGACCCCCTCCAGGCCGGTGAAGGTTGTCAGCCAGGAGAAGAGGGGCCAGCAGACCAAGCCGAAGGTACATTCCAAGGCAACGCCCGCAAGAAAGCGATAGCCGGGTGGCTGTATACCAGCTCTATGACCTCCAACAGCTCGACACGGCCATCATCCGAACCGCTGCCCACCGGGCGGGCCTTGATGACGGCACCGCGCAGCGGGCGGTGGTTGCCGCGGCGGCCCAGGAACTGGCCGACCTGCAGGGCCGGTTGGACGCCTGGCATGCCCGCCTGCGCGCGCTCGACCTCGGAATCCGCTCCCTGGAGGACAAACGTGCCAAGTTCGATGCCGATCTCTACAGCGGCCGCACGGCCAATCCGAAGGAGCTGGCCGCCATACAGGATGAGATAGGCGCGCTGGATCGTCACAAGGCCGGCCTCGAGGATGAGACGCTGTCGGTGATGGAGCAGGTCGAGCAGATTGAGCCCGAGGCGCGCCGAGCCGAGGCCGCGCTGGAGGCCGCTGTGGCCGCGCTGGCCCAGCAAGAGGCCGCCTTCATCGCAGCGACGGCAGCGGCTGATGGCGAGATCGCGGATCTGGCCGCCCGGAGGTCGGCGCTCGCGTCCCAGATTGACGAGTACCTACTGAAGAGATACGAGCGGTTGAGGGAGCACAAGGTGGGCCTGGCGGTTGTGGCGGTCACCGGTGGGATCTGTGATGGCTGCCACGTTGCCATTCCGGAGGGACGGTTGCAGCAGATCGCCGGGGATCCAAATGCACTCGCGGCCTGCGACGGTTGCGGACGGCTGCTCGTGGTTCGGGTGTTTCAGGTGTAATGAAGCTTCGGCTGTTCATTGACGGGGCCTCGCGGGGGAATCCTGGTCCCTCGGCCATAGGCGTGGTGGTGCAGGACGGCCGTGGCCGGGTGATCGCCGAGGTTGCCGAGGCCCTGGGGAAGGCCACGAACAACGTCGCGGAGTACGAGGCGTTGCTCCGTGCTCTTGAGGAAGCCCGCGCGCGCGGGGCGGACGAGGTTGAGATACTGGCGGACAGCGACCTGCTGGTCCGGCAGATCGCCGGCACCTACAAGGTCAAGAGTCCCAATCTGGCGCCCCTGCACAGGGCCGCGCTCAAAGCGCTTGCGGGCTTCCGAAGATGGCACATCACCCACATCCTTCGCGGTCGGAACACCGCGGCCGATGCCCTGGCCAACCGTGCTCTTGATGGTCTTCCGCCGCAGGGTTCTCTCCCTGGCGCCCCCGACGCCGGGGCCGGCCTGCGCTCGGAGCTTGCCCGCCTCTCGGGCCGGCTGGAAGGGGTGCTGGGCGTCGGCGTCAAGACGGTCTGGGACGGCCAAGAGATCTTCCTCGAGCCCGACCGGCCCTTCCCGACGGCCAGCGTGTTCAAGATCCCGGTGCTGATCGAGCTGCTGCTGCAGGTAGAGGAGGGACGCCTCCGCCTCGATGGCACGGTGACCGTTACCGAGGAGATGAAGTCCCCGGGCTCCGGTGTCCTGAAGGAGCTGACCTCTTCCCCGGCGCTCAGCGTTGCGGACCTGGCGATGCTGATGGTCATCATCAGCGACAACACCGCCACCGACATCCTGGTTGATCTGGTTGGCAAGGAGGCCATCAACCGGCGGCTGGCGTCGTGGGGGTTCTCTGTGACGCGCGTGCCGATGAGCTGCCGGGAGCTGCTTTTCGAGCTGGCAGGGCGCCCGACGGGTCCCTTCACCCCAGAGGCGCGTCTCGAGGTGGAGCAGATCCTCAAGGCGCGCGTGCGGTCGTTTGCCGGCCGTGCCTATGCAGACTGCGATAACGACCTTACTACCCCCCGCGAGATGGTCGGGCTGCTTGAGATGCTGGTGCGTGACGGGCCGCTCTCCGCCGGCGTCCGGGAGCGAGCCCTGCACTTCATGGGACGCCAGCAGGTGCGCGACCGGCTGCCGCTGCACCTGCCGCCGGGTACCGAGATCGCTCACAAGACCGGATCGATCGCCGGGGTCCGCAACGACGCCGGGATCCTGTTCGTGCCACGCGGCCCGGTGCTGGTCTGCGCCTTCGCCCGCGATCTCGCGGACGACCAGGCCGGGGCCGCGGCTATCGCCGAGGTCGGACGGCTGGTACACGCTGTTTTCGCGTAGGTGAGGGTGTCCCAAGGGTAGTTGAAAGAGCGAGGGAGCAGCACCTCAGTGTGGTGAACTGATCTTTGTGGGAAACCAACACACCACAGGGAGGGGGCTGCTCCATGTGCACGGTAGTGCGGATAGGTGCACAGGGCAAGGCCCGGATGGCTCACCAGGTGGCGCTGCCGGAGGCTGATGCCCTCGATGTCAGGATCGCCCTTGTCCAGGACCTGATCCCCCTGGGCCTGCAGGCGGTGGAAGAGGTGCTCCAGCAGGAGGTCCAGGCGCTGGCCGGCCCGCGCTATGCGCGCGGCGATGGCGCCCCGCATCTGGTGCGCTGGGGCCGGCAGCGGGGCTCGGTCTACGTGGCCGACCAGAAGTTGCCCCTCCCGGTGCCCCGGGTGCGCAACCGGCAGGCGGGCATCGAGGTCCCCCTGCACAGCTACACCCGACTTCAGCAGCCCCGCGCGGCCGATGAAGGCGTGCTCCGGCGGATCCTCTATGGACTGAGCTGCCGGGACTACCGGACCGCGGCCGAGGCGGTCCCGGAAGCCTTCGGGCTGAGCCGGTCGAGCATCTCCCGCCGGTACATCCGGGCGACGGCGCGCAAGCTCCAGGCCCTCCAGGAGCGCCGTCTGGACCAGTATGACTTCGTCCTCGAGCGTGGTCTGCGGGTGGCCGAGGGCCTGCTGGTAGTGATCGATGGCGGCAAGGGTTTGCGGCGCGCGGTCAGGGATGTGTTCGGCGACCAGGCGCAGGTGCAACGCTCCCTCCGGCACAAACGGGAGAACGTCGTGGCCTACTTGCCCAAGGCCCTGCAGCCCCTCTGGCGGGCGAGACTCCAGCGGGCGTACCGGCAGCCGACCTACGCCCTGGCTAAAGCCGACCTGCAGCGGTTGCACCAAGACCTGCGGCGGCTCAAGGAGGATGCCGCCCGGAGCCTGGCGGAAGGGCTGGAGGAAACGCTCACGCTCCATCGCCTGGGGCTGGCCGATCGTCTGGGCACGAGCTTGGGCACTACGAATGGACTGGAGTCCATCCTGGCGCTGGTCGAGCAGCGGGTGGGCAAAGTCGATCGCTGGGCCACGAGTGACCAGAAGCAACGGTGGCTGGCGACCACGCTGTTGGAGCTCGAACCTCGCCTGCGCCGGCTGCGCGGGTATCGGGCGTTGCCACAGTTGCGCATCGCTCTGAGGAACGCTGTCATGCAGGAGGAGGAGGCGAGGGTAGCGTAATGAGTGCTGGGGGTTGCTCCCAGAAAATCAACTACCCTCGGGACACCCTCCTCTGTGCGGCTCGAGAGGCCATAAGCTGGGCAATGAAGACTGCGAAAGGGGTGGGCTGCGTGGATCGTAGGAGATTCAGTCGTACACTGTGTGGTTTGTTAGTCGTGATAGCCGTCCTGTGGGCGGGTCCTGGTGCAGGAGCCCCCGTTCCGGCGCAGCGCGGCGAGCTGCGCATCGCCATGCAGTACGACCGCGGCTCCATGGATCCCGCGGTGCTGAGCGCCGTGACCGACAAGCAGATGACCGTCAACGTGTTCGAGGGGTTGGTCCGTCACGCGCTGGGCACCGTCAAGATAGAGCCAGCCCTGGCAGAGAGCTGGACGATGGCTCCAGATGGGAAGACGTGGACCTTCAAGTTGCGCCGCGGCGTCCGATTCCACAAGGAATTCGGCGAGATGCAGGCCAGCGACGTGAAGTTCAGCCTGGAGCGGATCCAGGCCCCGGCCCTGAAGTCTCCCTACTCTCAGCTGATGGCCTCGCTGGAGCGCGTGGAGGTCCTGGACAGGCACACGGTCCGAATCCTGCTGAACTCGCCTGACCCTGCGTTTCTGGACAAGCTGGCGCAGAGCTTTGGCGCCATCGTAAGTGAGAAGGCCGTGAAGGCCAGGGGCGACAAGTTTGACCAGGACCCCGTGGGCACCGGCCGCTATCAGTTCTCCAGCTGGGCGCCCCAGCAGGAGACGGTGTTCACCCCATTCGACGAGTACTGGGGGGGGAGGCCGGCGCTCGCACGCGTCGTCTACGTCCCGATTCCGGATTCCACGACCATGTTCAACGCCTTTGAGGCAGGCGACGTGCACCTGGTCCAGGTTACTGATCCGGACAAGCTGAAGAAGTACAGGCAGAACTCCAAGATGACCGTGGTCGAGACCCCCGGCCTGATCACCCGGTTCTTCGGCATGAACCGTCTGCACAAGCCATTCGACGACATAAAGGTGCGGACGGCAGTCCTCCATGCCGTCAACAGGACCGAGATCGTCCAGTTCCTCTTCGGTGGCGTCTCCACGCCGGCCCGCTCCATCCTAGCCCCGGGGGTCCTGCATGCGGAGCCCAACGTCATGCAGTACAGGTTTGATCCCTCCAGGGCAAAGCGGCTGCTGGCCGAAGCCGGGTACCCCAACGGCTTTCGGACGACGTTCTACGTGCCCAACATCGATCGCTTCACCAGGCCGGCGACCGTCATACAGCAGCACCTGCGGGGCGTAGGCATCGAGATCGAGATCCGGGTGATGGAGGTAACGTCCTTCCTGGCAAGATTGCGGTCGGCCGAGGGAATGCCCATGTTCACCTTGAGCCGGGGGCAGGACCCCGCTCCCGACCGTGTGCTCTACATCTGGTTCCACAGCAGCGGGATACCGCGGGACAACTGGGCGAACATCTCCATCCCCGAGGTGGACCGGTGGTTGGACGAGGCGCTGCGAACCCTGAACGAGGACAGGCGCAAGGAGCTGTTCAGTCTCGCCCAAAAGCGCATAGTGGATGAAGCGCACTACTTCTTCATCGATCACGAGAACCACATCTTCGCCATGCAGGCGCGGGTCAAGGGGTTTGTGGGCGACCCGCAGCGCAGCATCCGGCTGGACAACGTGTCCGTGGAGAGGTAGAGGTTGAGGGGTCTCCTTGCGGCCCGCCTGGCAGCCACGGTACCAACGGTCCTGGGCGTCATCATCGTGGTCTTTCTGGTGGTCCATTTCATCCCGGGTGACCCTGTGATCGCCATGCTGGGCGATTCGGCCACGGCAGAGCAGGTCGAAGAGACCCGACGCCTACTGGGCCTGGACGCTCCTCTGCCCGTGCAGTTTGCCAGGGTGATTGCCCGCTACGTGCGCCTGGATCTGGGCCGGTCCATCATCACGCGGCGGCCGGTCATCGGTGAGATCCGGAGCCGCTTTCCGCACACTCTTTGGCTGGCCGCGGGTGCGATGCTGGTGTCGGTGGCCGTGGGCCTCCCGCTGGGAGTGCTTGCGGCCACCCGGCGCGGCAGCCTGGTCGATCTGAGCAGCCTGGTCCTCAGCACTGCAGGCATCGCGGCGCCCGTCTTCTGGATCGGACTGCTGCTCTCGCTGCTCTTTGCAACGAGGCTAGGCTGGTTTCCCACGATCGGAGCCGGCCGCGTAGGGGACCTGGGCTCCATGCTCCATGCCCTGGTGCTTCCCTCGGTGACCCTGGGTCTCTCCGGGATCGCGCTCATCGCCCGCATGACCCGGTCGTGCATGCTGGAGGTGCTGCGCGAGGACTACGTCCGCACTGCCCGCGCGAAGGGGGCGACGGAGCGGGCCGTGGTCTTTCGACACGCGCTGAAGAACGCCGCCATCCCCATCGTGACGATCATCGGTCTGAACGTCGGCTATCTGCTGGGCGGGGCGGTGCTCGTGGAGACGGTCTTTGCGCGTCCCGGGCTCGGGAAGCTTCTTGTTGACGCCATCTTGTCCCGGGACTACCCCGTGGTGCAGGGGGTGACGCTGACCGTGGCGATCTCGTTCGTGGCGGTCAACCTGGTGACCGATCTCGTCTACGGCTGGCTCGATCCCAGGATTCAGTACCAGTGAGCGGAGCTCATCAGCATCTCGCCGGAAGAGGCGTGACCGGCACTCCCAGGTGGCGGCGGGTCATCACGCACGCGCCGATGATGGTGGGCGCGGTGATCGTCCTGGCCGTCGTGGTGATGGCCCTGGCCGCTCCCGTTCTGGCACCGGCTGACCCGACCGCCATCGACCTGCCCATGCGGCTCCGACCCCCGGGCGAGGACGGCCGCCTGCTGGGGACCGACGGCTTCGGCCGAGACGTTTGGAGCCGGCTGGTGTTCGGCACGCGGGTCTCCCTGCAGGTGGGCGTGGTTGCAGTCAGTATCGGCGCCGTGGCCGGCCTGGTCGTGGGACTGGCGGCGGGCTACTTCGGCGGCTGGGTTGACATGCTTACCGGGCGCGTGCTGGACGTGGTGATGGCCTTTCCGACCATCCTGCTCGCTCTGGCGGTGGTCGCGGCGCTGGGGCCGTCGCTGACCCACAGCATGATCGCCATCGGTCTCACCAGCATACCCCGCTTTGCCCGGGTGACTCGGGGCGCCGTGCTGGCGGTGCGGGGGCGGGACTTCGTGCAGGCGGCCGAGGCGCTGGGCGCGCCGACCAGCCGCATCCTGGCAGTCCACGTTCTCCCCAATGTCCTCTCGCCTCTTGTCGTGATGGTCAGCCTCGGCGTCGGATCAGCGATCCTGGTGGAGGCCTCCCTGAGCTTCCTCGGACTGGGCGTGGCGCCGCCCACACCCACCTGGGGGTCCATGATCACCGACGGCAAGCACTACATCGATCTCGCGCCGTGGATCTCCGGGTTCGCAGGCCTGTTCATAATGGTGACCGTGCTGGGATTCAACCTGTTGGGAGACGGGCTGCGGGACCTGTCGGATCCGAAGCTCAGGGCCCGATAGTAGCCGCGCGGGACCTGGCGGTGAATCTGATCGAGGAGTCGTAGACATGCTGGAGCAGTCCAAAGCCGTGCTGGAGTATGTCGAGCGCCACCGCGACGACCTGGTGACACTGTTGCAGACCATGATTCGCACGCGCAGCGTCAACCCCGCCTTCGACCCGGCGTCTCCGGGAGAGGCGGCCATGGCGAGGCTCGTGGCCGATCGGTACGCGGCGCTGGGAATCGCCACCGACATCGTGGAGGCGGTCCCAGGCCGGCCCAACGTAGTCGCGACCTGGAAGGGAAGCATTGGCCGCCCCAGGCTGCTGGTCAATTGCCACCTGGACACCGTACCGCCGGACTGCGGGGAGTGGGTTGACCCCCACGACGGGAAGGTGACCTCGGGCTGGACCAAGGACCCTTTCGGGGGCGAGATCGTCGACGGCCGCATCTACGGGCGAGGCGCGGCAGACCACAAGTCCCCAATCGCCGCCACCCTGATGGCCCTGGAGGCGCTGGTGGCGTCCAGCTGCCGACTGGAGGGGGACCTGGTCTGCATCCACGACGCCGACGAGGAGGTCGGTGGCCGGTACGGAATGCGCTACCTGGCAGAGCACATGCCTTTCGACTTCGACATGGCCCTGTACGCGTGCACCGGCGACGTCACGCCGCTCGGCAGTGAGTACTTCTCCGCCCTAGGCACGAACAACATCATCCGCACCCTTGCAGGGACGCAGACCTACCAGATCAGGCTCACTGGACACAACCTGCACAGCATGGCACCGCTGCGGCACCTGGGCGCTGCGGAGGCGGCCGTGGCCCTGATCGACCGCCTGGGCCCCCTCATGCAGCGAGTCAACGACTATCAGGACCCCGTGGATGGCTCTGGGCATCCGGCGATGCGCATCAGCGGGATCGACAGCGGGGAGAGAGTTGCAGTCCACCACCAGTCGCGCACCTGTGAAATCACGGTCAACCGCAAGATCCACCAGAGCATCGATCCGGAGGCGGCGCTGGCAGAAATCAAGGCCGTCGTCGCGGCGCACAACGCGGCGTACCCTGAGAACACGGCCTCGCTTGAAGTGCTGCGCAACCTGCCGCCGGCGATCACGCCTGCGGACCACCCTGTGGTAACGGGGCTCGCCCGAGCGGTGAAGGCCGTGCTGGGGGAGGAGGCGAGGGTTACGGGGATGCCTTGCCCGGTTGGCATCAGCTCCTTCCTGGCGACCGTTCCCATACCCACGGTGCTGTTCGGCTACGGGCTGGTCAACCTCCATCACGCCCACGACGAGTACATCGCGGCAGACGACCTCGTCAAGATGGCGAAGGTCTACGCCGTCGCGTTCATGGAGTGGCTGGGCAGGTCGGAGTAGGTCCTGTCGCGGATATCAGGTGTCTGCCAGGCCGGCGGCGGCGCCCTGCCGGCGAGGGTCGGCGGCCCCTTGACAGAGGCCTGTCTTTGGGTCTCGCGTCACCACCTGCACCGCCCCAAACCACGGCGATTTCGCGCTCCTGTACTGCACCTCGTGCCCCAGGCGCGACAGCCCTGCCTTCGCGGCATCAGGTAGATCGGACTCCGCCTCGAGCTCGTACCCCGACCAGTGCACGCGGGGCGCGTCCACTGCCGCCTGAAGGGACGTGCCGTGATCGAGAACGCTCACCAGCACCTGGGCGATTGCGTTGGGGATCCGTGTGCCCGACGGGCTGCCCAGGGCCATCACCGGAGCGCCGTCGCGCAGGACGAGCGTCGGGCAGGGCATGAGCGGGCGCTTGTACGGTGCGATCGCCGCCACGCGCGTTCCCGGGCGGGGATCGAACAGTTTCATGGCGTTGTTCAGGAAGAACCCGCGGCCCGGGACCACCATGGCCGACCCGAAGGCATCGCCCAGGCTCTGGGAGATGGAAACGAAGTTCCCCCAGCGGTCCACGTGGGAGTGGTGGGTCGTGCAGCTGGCGTGCCCCGCCGACGAGGGCATCACGCCCGTGAGGCTCGCCGGGTCCGGCTGCTCCGCCTGGTATGCCCACGGGTTGCCGGGCCCGGGGAACTGCGCGCGCTGCGGGTCTATGCTCCTGCGCCGTTCCGCTGCGTACGCCGGATTGAACAGTCCACCAATAGGCACGTTGACGAAGGCGTGGTCGCCGATGTGAACCGCCCTCTCTGCAAAGGCGAGCTTCATGGCCTCGATCAGAAGATGGAGCTTCTCCGGCGAGAGCGGATCGCAGGTGCGGAAGTCGAAGCCGTCGAGCAGGCAGAGCAGGTGCAGGAGCAGCGCGCTGGACTGCGGGGGCGTGCACTGCACCGTGTACCCCCGGAAGGACACGGCGTCCGGCGGCAGTACCCGAAACAGCTTCTCGGGATAGAGGGCCAGGTCTTCCTCTGACAGCACACCCCCGTCGGACCGCACGCAGTCCACGATGGCGCGAGCGATCTCACCGGAGTAGAACTCCTCGATCCCACTGGTGGCGATGCGTTCCAGGGTCTGCGCGAGTTCTGGCTGCACGACCGCCTCACCTTCCGTCCTGGGCGAGCCGTCCGGGCGGAGGAAGATGGCCGCTGAAGCCGGGTACCGCGCCAGGCGGTCCCGGTTTTCGGCGACCAGCCCGGACATGCGCCGGGCTAGGGGCACGCCCCCTCGGGCGTAGGTGATGGAAGGTTCCAGCACCGTCCCAAGGGGGATAGAGCCCCACCGCCGGTGCGCGTAGGCCCATCCCCAGACGGCGCCGGGAATGCACACCGACAGCCCGCCGGTGGTGTTGAGGTCCCCCTCGGTTAGGAACCGGTAGTCACCCTGGGTCGGGTGCTCGATCCACCGGTACATGCCCGCGCGGGCGGCGCCGGGGGCGCAGGCATAGAAGTCTATGCCCACGGTCTCTCCCTCGCCGGCCATGTGCACCAGCATGTTCCCCTGGCCCCCGAGGTGAGACATGGCCGGCTCGCACACGGCCAGGGCAAAAGCAGTGGCGATGGCCGCATCCGTGGCGTTTCCGCCGCGCGCCAGCATCTCCACTCCCGCTGCCGTCGCCCAGGGATGCGACGAGCTGCAGAAGCCGCCAGCGCTCAGCGCGTCGTTCGCGGGGCTGTTGACGAAGGGGGGGCTCATGGACTGCAGCGCCTCTTGGTCTCCGGGCACAGCGCTACCCAACCGCGGGTCCTTCCGACCCGGCGCAGTCACATCCACATGCGCATGCCTTGCGCCCCGCTGCCAGCGCCCCGATCAGGACTGCTGCCCGCCGGGTGTTGAAGATGCCGCAGTGGCAGTTGCGGGCCATCGTGACGGCAGCCTCCTCGGCGGCCATCAGGCCGCCTGCCACTCGATCGGCAAGCGCGCTGATGAGGTTGAAGGAGATCATCGCGTGTCCGCACATGGTGTTGATGGCCATCACCAGGGGGTTCCGTGGGAGGCGGGTCGTGTTGCCGTGTATACCCAGGGACATGTTCACCGTGTGCTGATCGGCACCGGCCCGGCGGGCGCAGTCGCGCACCCTGTCGAACAGCCCCGAAACCACCACGGAGAGGCCTGTGCCGAGCCGCTGTAGCTCTTCCAGCACCCGGACCACCTTCTCGGGGTCGTCGTAGACGGCGTGCACCAGGGAGTTGTTCTTGAGGCCGGCCTCCAGCCTGTCGCGCGTCGTGGAGAACTTGTTCCCGATGCGGCAGTCGCCCCAGTTCACCGGCTCGTGCCTGATCAGGACCTCCAGGCACAGCTTCAGGCGGGATGCAGCGCCGTCATCGGTTATTCCCTTGGCCGGCATGACGAGCACAGTGTAGTCGGACGCCAGGCTCTCCGGGCTTCCTTGTCGGTGCAGCGAGTGTGTCGTCGTTCAATCCTCCTCAGGGAATAGTGGAAAGCCCAGGCCTACGTTGGTCTTGCCGTTTGGAAGCACATTGAAGCCCATCGCCCCACAGGTGGCCAGCACCCACTCCAAGTTCTCCGGTCTCACCCGCAGCGCTACGCCAAGGCTGAACACCGTCTCCAGCCCTGCGGCCGCCTCTCTCGCCGCCCTCAGCACCTGGGGCAGCCTATCCTGGGGCATCTCCATCTCTATGATGGCCGAGAGCACCCGCTCGTCCAGGATGTCGTCGCGCAGCTTCCCGGTGGAGGCGTCCTTCATGAGCTGGGTGACCGGGTTCATGGGCTCGAAGCACGCACCCTCCCTGGCGAGTGCGATGGTCACAATCTCTACCTCACGAAACGAGGAGCCAACCCCGGGGCGGCCCATCTCAACCGCCATGCCGACGCGTCCCCGGCGGAACCGCCCCGTGACCTCGTTGGTCTTGATCTCCTCTGTGCCCCGGCCCAGTATCCCGGTTCCTGGATGCTCCACGACGGGGTCTGAGAACTGCGAGCGAAGTATGCGGGGCCACTCAAGTTCCTGCATCACCAGCGCGTCCACGGGGCACACGCCGGAGCGATAGCAGATGCCGCACTCCACGCACGCGTCCTGGTCGATGGCAGCCAACCCCTCCCGATCAAGGGAAACCGCTCCCACGGGGCAATAGGGGATGCACGCCTCGCAGCCGTTGCAGAGTTCCCGGGAAACCAGCATGAATGGGTATGCCTCCAACCTCGCTGGGAATGATTGCGGACACAACTCGTGCCAGGGAGTTTACGCCAGCGACGCGCAAATCTCCTTCACGACGCGCAGTTCTACCACCGCCACATCTGTCGCAGGATTCCTTGATGTCCTCTCCAATGAGTGGCTCAACCCTTGCTCAGGACTCACCCTGTTGCTGGCTGGTTGGAGGCCTGCGGGCCGCCCCGAAGAAGTCTAGGAAAGCAGGTTCGGAGTTGACCTCAGCTGGGCAGCTGACCACGACGGATTAGGAGGAATCACGATGGCGTTCAAGCAGTGGCACGGCCCGCCTGAGAGGAGGCTGGACGTGAGCAGGGGCCAGGCGAGCCGGCCCCTGCAGTGTGAGGCTAGGCACACGCCGATGATCACCAAGGGAGGCTAACGAGTCGAACACCAACATCATAGGCCAAGGGAAGTGCTACCCTGGGCTTGACAGTCTCAGCGCGCCGCACCGATTTGACCCTCTCCCCGGCCCGGTGCTACCATCGAGCCGGGAGCAGGCCGGGCGGTCGCGGCGCGTGAGCGTCGAGGAAAGTCCGGGCTCCGCAGGGCAGGGTGCCGGGTAATCCCCGGCGGGGGCGACCCCAGGG
Protein-coding sequences here:
- a CDS encoding 4Fe-4S binding protein, yielding MLVSRELCNGCEACIPYCPVGAVSLDREGLAAIDQDACVECGICYRSGVCPVDALVMQELEWPRILRSQFSDPVVEHPGTGILGRGTEEIKTNEVTGRFRRGRVGMAVEMGRPGVGSSFREVEIVTIALAREGACFEPMNPVTQLMKDASTGKLRDDILDERVLSAIIEMEMPQDRLPQVLRAAREAAAGLETVFSLGVALRVRPENLEWVLATCGAMGFNVLPNGKTNVGLGFPLFPEED